The Acaryochloris sp. CCMEE 5410 genome includes the window GATTTGACCACTTGCCTCAGGAGGCTATATTCAATGCGAGTTCGCCCCATCAGTAAAGTTTGAATGGCTGCTTCTCGGAGAATTTGATCTAAGAGCCCTATATATCCTTGGGTTTTCTGAAGGAGCAGATCTTGAGCTTTAGCACTGGTGAGTTTTGAGGGTTCAGGTAGTTGCAGGATATGCTCTTCCAAAGGGCCGTGGTCTCTCGTAACTCTTCTGAATTTAGACGAGGCATATGATAGGTCAACAGAAATCGATATTTAACTTGCTCATCCCAGCTCAGTACAGCATTAAGACGATCGGTTCCCACTAACACAACTGATATTTCCAACTTGTCGGAAATATCACGGGCCTCAGATATGGCCCGTTCTGTCAGACGTTGCGCTTCATCCAGAATCAGCATCTCAACACCACAGTTGGAGAGAACGTTATACAGCCGTTCTCGTAATTCTGGAATCCGGCCCCTGTTGCCCGATATTGGAGGAGTTGCAACAGACCTGTAAAAAGCCACTCACTGACAAGTTTTCTGGACAATGCCAATAGGCGACTGGAATGATGGGCGCATAGCCTGGGTTCTGCGTGACGGTATGTTTCAAGTGGTAGGTATCACAGCTAATCGTTTTTCCCGTTCGTGATTCTCCAACCACTCGGCAGGATTGACGGGTCAAACGCTTGGCATCTAGCCAGGTATGAAATCGCGTCATCTGAGGCAGCTCAAGAATACGGCGTTTACCTAATTGCCTAATTTGCTCTTCCACATCGATGGGTTCAGCTTGCTCTTCGATAGGGAGCGCTTTAGTGGACGACTCATTCAGATGCTCTGATGCCATAGGGGGTCACTCCATATGTTCAGTGGACTTAGAGGCCATGTTCCCGACGTAGTGTGTCGTAGTCATACACCTGAATCTTAGGCAATGGCTGGGTAACAACGGGTTCATCAGGCGCTTCCTCTTCATTTTCGGTCGATGGTTGAGGGAGCAGGTCAGGTTGCTCTTCAGGCATGGGGAAAGGTTGCTCTAGCAAGTTGTCGATAAACTGGGTGCGATCTCGTACCTCAGCTAAGACGGATTTATTGGTGACTTCTTCTGAGGCTTGGCGCAGACGACGACTGATAGCTTTCGCTTCGGATAAGACAGACGCTCCGTTTCTAAGTTTTGAGCGCGGGCTCGGGTCAGAAAAACGTCTCTGGGGCCTTCTTGCCGATAAATCAGCAAGCTGGTGATATCACGCGGGTCATAACGAAGAACGACTTGTTGTCCGGCATAGCCTGCTAGATATTCACCTCGATAAATAAGGTTGGAGAAGCGAATATACCCACCTCGATAGACTCGGCGACGATCCTGACGCATCAAGAGAAGGTCTAAGTCTCGCTCTTCAATCAACGGGGGTTGGGCAATACGGCCTTCTTCCCAACGGGCTAAACGACTTTGTTTACCTAGACGCGGATCTGGGAGTTGGTTATACCGATCCACGATGTAGCGCACGAGTAAACGCTCTAGTTGATGGAGGGTCAGACGGGCTTCACTTTCAGCCCGTTTGCGGTGGTTCTTGAGGCAATTAGTGGTGTAGCCGGGAAGGGTTGAGAAAAACTCACTATTTAAGGTGCCAAAAGGCCGCTCAACGATCCCGCCATCTGAGGGTTTCCGACGTAAACATAAAACGATGCCTAAGCTGGCAGCGACTTGATCAATATGATGGGACGTAAAGTCACTGCCGCCATCGGTATAGAGGTATTGGGGGACGCCATAGGTGCCCCAGAGGTTCATTAGCTCATACTCAGCTCCGTACTGCTTGGGTAAGATGGCGTGGCGCAGGGCCAAGCAGGTGACGGCGGCACTAGGGTAGGACAGACCTAAGTGAATGCCCATGATGCACCGGGAATAGGTATCAACAATGGTAGTCAGGGTGGGACGACCCAGGATATCACCTTGCTGATCCACAACTAGGATGTCGGCAGGGGTATGGTCGCATTGCCACACCTGATTGCTATATTCGATGTTCAGCTCTATCCCTTTACGAGTGGTGAGCTTTAAGGTTTCTCCATTCCAACCAATCGCTCGACGTTTCTTCTTGAGCGATCGTGACTTCACTTCTGGCTCTAGAATACGGTAGACAGTAGCTCGACTGGGATATTCCGACTGACCGAGTTTTGCAGCCCTACTTTGCACAAGATTAGCAATTTGAGCAGGAGCTGTATGACGCATCCCACGGTTTCCTTTACGGTAGGTTTGCACAATAAACTGATGCCAATCTTCACTCACTTTGAGTTGCCCTTGATCTGAACGAGACTGACGAATGATTCCTTCTATACCTTGCTCACGGAATTGGTGTATCAGGCGACGCAGACTACGATCACTGAGGCTTAACTCTTGAGCGGCCTTTTTTCGCTCTTGGACATATCTCTTGCACCCTTCGTAACTCTTTAACCGTTGCAATACCTCTAGACGGCGCTGCAAGTGATACGGAAGCGGTTCTGTATTGTTCAGAATCTTCTGTTCTACCCCGTCAGCTAATCCTTCTGACAAAGGAGTCTCCGATGTTTGTTCTATAGTTGGTAAAAGTCAGACACGTCGCACTAAACCACTGACAATTTTCAAACATTTTTAGCCCGAGCACGTCTCACGCTATTTGTCCGAAACTCATTTTAAGACTACGAGACAAAAGCGGTGAAACCTTCATCGAAAAAGAAATAGATGCAGCTCAGACAAAGTATAAAACGTCTCACGCTATTTGTCCGAAATAGTTAAGCAAAGTGTCTCACGCTATTTGTCCACAATTCCTATAGCCTTTACCCAGAAATAAATACAGCAAAGTAAAGCTTGATTAAAGAAGAATACTTTTGATAAGAAATGAACAGATCAATCAATTAAAGATGTCGCTGTAATGCTTACTGTAAAATCTTTTAGCTATATCTGGACAAATAGCGTGAGACGATAGGACAAATAGCGTGAGACATGACACTGATACTATTTTATATCACACCTATGAACTTACACCTAAAAATCATATAAGCGATCGCAGATCTACTCTGTGTGACGCAGGATCTCGGATCGGATCGTGTGATCACAGCGCTCATTCAAAAATCTTCCCCTGTGTTATCGCCTGTGCTCCTTACTGTGTATAGCTTATAGACTTTGTAAAGTTGCGCTACAATTTCCAATTCTACCCTTGCCTCTTTCTTATACCTATATGCTTCTCGTACCTATTTATTAATTCTCATATCTTAAATACTTGACTTTAGGTGTGAATATTGCTATATTAGGTACAGGTTGAGAGACAGGCCGTTCCTGCTCCACTCATTACTTCCACAACTAAATAGAACTGCGACGAATGCAGAAGGCTTATAGACTGCCGCTCCTAGCCGTACCTATAAGGATTGCACCGCACCTCGAAGGATCAGTAGAGGGTTCTATTACCCCCACAATTTGCACCCTACAAAGGACGATGACCGTATGGTACACCCCACGCTTACCCAACGTTCTAAAGCCTGGATCTCGCTCAATAAAAACTAGGCTTCGACCTGGAAATTCCCCTGTTGATGCGTCTCATTTATGCGATACCTTGACCCTATTGAACTGATCGAACTGAAAGCAAATATTGATGCCGCTATAGAGTCTAAATTATTTGAAGCTACTACAGAATAAGGATTATAGCTCTTTTCTTTCTTATGTAATTTGAACTTATTTTTACATAAGAAAGTCATACGGAGGCCCGCCGCAATGCCCAAACCCTCTGACTACCGCTTGCTCTTACTCCTGGTCTTGGTGATCATTGTGCTCGACATTTGTTCACAGGCCAGATCACAGCCTCAAAACCATTTCCCTTCAGTCATACCTTCCACGCTGTTCTAATCCATCACTAGCCATCTGTTCTTTGCGATCGCAATCGGAGGCCATCATGACAGCCACTCAAATACTGCCCAGGAACAACTTCTCGACAGACCGCTAGGATTTGGTGAAAGTCCTAGCGCTATTGCCATATTCTGCAATCGAGCTAACACTCATACTTGGTATACCCTCGATTCTAATTCCCAACCCAAGAAATCCCTCATCCTGCTCTCACTGGCTTCCTCAAAGCCTGGAGTTCATCAAAGGGGAATACAAAAGGAAACCCACCTGTAAATCAGAGTCAAGCTTCAGGCGCATCGTCCCTGCACCCTGGAAGCTGGTGCTGAGTCCGTCTTCGCTAAAGGCTTATTGATGGCGATCGCGAATCTCAATACGAAACAGCTCCTTCAGCCCATCACCATCGAGGCCGTCCCTTCAGATCAAGATGACAAGGTGCTGTTCTGCCGGGTCTGGTTGGGCACTCAAAAGGTCTTCCAACGGTGGGATGAAACAACCCATTGGCGCGATGTTGCCAAGAAAGCTATCGATAATGTCGCTCCCCTGCAACCGCAAGGTTGACTTTGAATGCTGAGATCGCCCCCAAACGGATGGGGGTGATCACTAACCGATGATAAGACCACGCCACAATGAGGGCTGCATCATGCAAATGTATAAACTCACTTTCCCAACCCAAAACCTCTACTCAACTCCAATGGATTGCCAATGTGCCCACGGCCAACAAGAGGAATACGGGGGAGAAGTTCTACCCTGTTTTGATTGCTTCTTGACGGATGGCAGCACCCGAGAGGATGGATCGGTCGCCATTCTCTCCCGTGAGTGGCTGACTATGACTGAACTGGAGAAATATAATTCAACGCGACAACATACCCAAGAAGTTTGGGAGCGGGTAACGCCTGCTGTTGCCAATACCCCATGTATCAGGTGGTTAAACATGATGTGCCGTTCAATGTCATGGATCGACTGGCTGCTGAACAATTCCTGGAGCAGGATGAGGATGACCTGTGCTCGATGGAGCCCTGTCAAGATTGCATTTGGACATATACCGAAACCTGCCCTGACTCGGATTTTGATCCCTATATGACTGCCCGCTCCCGTGAATGGCTCTCTGCTAATCAATTAAACGAGCGGAATACACACCTAGAGTTCCTTGGACAAGCCTGGGTAATCGCTTCCCAATACTTCTAACTGTTCTGTAACTGCGATCGCAGATGCTCATCGTTGGGGATACTACCTGCGATCGCAAGGACAAATTGCGTGAGACAAAAGGACAAATTGCGTGAGACACGACAGCAACAATAGCCTATCTCCACAATGTTGAGAATGGAGTCAATAGCTATATCCCCGCGAGCTGCCCCCAGTCCCTCGGCCAACCCATCGCTGGAATACCTATAAATTCGTTGTTTTTCCTAAAGGCAGTACTTGTCTCTTAAAACAGCTATTGAGTATAGTTCTCAGCTACTCCTAACGACACATTCATAGAGGGTATTTCACCATGACCTATACCACTCCTTTCCCAACTCATCAGGGAAAACAACTCTCTGATCGACGATATCTAACCACTGATGAACAATTAGCCTTAGTCTCTCAAGTTCAGGCCCGTACCCTACTCCTCAAACAGAAGAAAGCAGGGCTAACCCTCGAAGAAACAAGGATTTGCCTTCGCGGTGAACGCGCACTCAAAGCACTCGTGGAGGGACATCACAAAATGATTTGGTTGATGATCCATCGCTTCAACTTTTCCGATCGTCTGACCACAGATGAGCTGTTCCAAATCGGCATCATCACCATTGAAAAGGCCGCTAACTACTACAACCCCACTCGGCCTGGACGATATAGAAGATTCTCAAGCTGGGTCTTTTCCTCCTCAGACAGAAGTTCCGCAACCTCTTCAAGCAAGAGCTGGGATATGAGCACAAACGCAAAACACTGTATGGGCAGCTCAGGATGAATGCTCCTCTATGCAATCATGACACCCCTCAAGACTTCGCCATCCTCGAAGAGTTGAAGCAACTGCTCAAGCCCCTCTCCAAGACGCTATCGTTCAAAAAGCAAATCCATGCATTCCGGGCCTTTTACCTGGACGGTGAAACCACTCAGCAGATTGCCCTCAGCCTGGAACTGACGGTTGGCAGTGTCAAAGCCTATCTCTACGAAGCCCGAAAACAACTCAGGGGCAATCCCCAGATCCAAGAATGGGTAAGGCTGTACTGAACTTTCCTTTGGCCAGGGGAAAACCCTATCCGCCTAGCTGGAATGCTAACCCCTGTGCGATCACAAACCCCTACTGCCGGGGATATAGCCTGCGATCGCAAAACCTCTTTCTACAAATCAATATCCCAATCAAAGAGACGATCTATGAAAAGATTCACTCTCTCTTTCTCCCGTGTCCTTCAACGACTCAAGGACCATTTCAAGCTGCAACAATGCGCTTCCTGTGGACTGTGGTACAGAACACTGGAGCTTGACCAAGATGGCATCTGCCACGACTGTGGGCGCTATCTCTGATGAGGCAATACCCCTCGTATAGCCAATAATTACGCCTTGGAGGGCTCACCATGACTCCTTTCGATTATGAACTTGCCAAGGGCAATTTAATCAGCGCTATCAATCTCGCGATCCAGGATGCAAACCAAGCTCTTGACGATGCCGAAAACGCGATCACTAACCTCAATAAACGACAACTACATATCCATCATCTCGCTCAAAACGCTCTCAACAAGTTTCAAAGACTGTAAACGAAGCACCTTACTTAACTGCTTCAACCCTCTCGCTACAAATTTCAGAGGAAACATTTATGCTAACTGCTTCTGAACTGCTTGCTGATCTTGATCATTACTATTGCACTACACAACATTACAAACACCCCTTTGGCCTTCTCTATACCGATGGCGTTAAGGCACTGGCTATGGGTGGGGAATGCTACTGGCTCATCGATGCGATCGCGAGTTATCAACCTGGAAAAGTCATTCGCGCTAATCCCACGCTCTTAGAGTTCCAGCGCTGGATGTTAACGGTCAATCCTGACAAAAGTGCGCTCTTGGCTTGCTACGAAGATAGTCCCGAAACCCATAGAACAAAAAGGGTTGTGACTTTGTAGATCCTGCTAAGAGACTAGTGCCAGATCTTCAGGCAAGCAGGTTCTTATTACACTAAATTTCAGTAAGCCAGATACATTCTAAATTATCAAAAACCATATATAGCAATATTTTGACAGCTTAGCTAATTTTAAATTCTGATTTTGGTCAAAAACCTGGAATTAAAATCACCAATCTTATATAGTGATCCGCAAGTGCTGATTCAGTGGTCAAAATTATGTCGCGTTTCGCTCAAATTTCCGACATTCCACCAGTTCGTCTCGTTGAGTTGGGTTTGAAAAAATCGGATGAGAGCAAGTCTTAGTTACACTCAACTTATGCGTACAGGGCTGGTTCACAGGAGTTCCTGTAGAGCTTCTAAGGTTGATTCGATTGTAGTGCTTTTCGTTGCTTCCCCTGAGATCTTCTTTGCATGAAGCCCTTGATGAACTCCATAGCATCATCCACAAACGTATAGACAATCGGCACCACAATCAGCGTTAGCAGGGTCGAAATCACCAACCCTCCCAAAATTACCGTTGCAATGGATGAATAGGCATCTGAGCCAATTTCAGGAAAGAAGGCCAGCCGCACTACAACAATTAGTGTAGTTAGTGTAGTCATCACAATTGCTTTTAGCCGTACTGGTCCAGCCTGTGAAATCGCCTCTTCTCTGGAAATACCTTCCCTTCGCTTGGTTAAAATCAGCTCCAATAGCAAAATTGCAGCTGACATAGACAGGCCCGAAAGAATGATAATCCCCAGAATTGAAACCGTGGACAGTGTTTGATTGGCGAGAATCAACCCACCAAAGACACCCACGAGTTGCAACGGTACCGATAACATCATCACCAAGGGGTGAATAAAGGAATTGAACTGGATGACCAGGATGATATAGATCAGCATTAGTGAAATGGCTAGACCATTGAGCAGGCGTGTGAACTCAGTCATCATGTCGGTCATATCGCCCATGGAGTCAATCCCATAGCCAGGTGGAATCTCTAACTCAGCTCCAGCGTGCATGGCGATCGCCATGCTCAAATCCATTGAAGCAGGACCCTGGCGGCGGTAGTAGCCATTGACATAAACCACCCGCTTGCTGTTGACATGTTCAATCAATGTTGGTCCTTGACGATAGTCGAGCTGCACGAGCGTATTCAGGGGAACCTGTTGACCGTTGGGTGTTGTCAGGTAGGTACTTTCTAAATCTTGGACTGTTCCCCGATCTACTTCGTCATAGCGCACCAAAATTGAATTCTGCCTTAGATTTGGTCGGTTGTAAGAACGCTGGGTCATGCCGCCATTGAGGGCAAATCGGGCTTGGGTGGCAATGGCTTCTACATTCAAGCCCAACTCTTGGGCACGGCGGCGATCAATATTTAGCATTAGCTCTGGCTGTGTC containing:
- a CDS encoding TniB family NTP-binding protein, encoding MAFYRSVATPPISGNRGRIPELRERLYNVLSNCGVEMLILDEAQRLTERAISEARDISDKLEISVVLVGTDRLNAVLSWDEQVKYRFLLTYHMPRLNSEELRETTALWKSISCNYLNPQNSPVLKLKICSFRKPKDI
- a CDS encoding TniB family NTP-binding protein, whose protein sequence is MASEHLNESSTKALPIEEQAEPIDVEEQIRQLGKRRILELPQMTRFHTWLDAKRLTRQSCRVVGESRTGKTISCDTYHLKHTVTQNPGYAPIIPVAYWHCPENLSVSGFLQVCCNSSNIGQQGPDSRITRTAV
- a CDS encoding Mu transposase C-terminal domain-containing protein → MSEGLADGVEQKILNNTEPLPYHLQRRLEVLQRLKSYEGCKRYVQERKKAAQELSLSDRSLRRLIHQFREQGIEGIIRQSRSDQGQLKVSEDWHQFIVQTYRKGNRGMRHTAPAQIANLVQSRAAKLGQSEYPSRATVYRILEPEVKSRSLKKKRRAIGWNGETLKLTTRKGIELNIEYSNQVWQCDHTPADILVVDQQGDILGRPTLTTIVDTYSRCIMGIHLGLSYPSAAVTCLALRHAILPKQYGAEYELMNLWGTYGVPQYLYTDGGSDFTSHHIDQVAASLGIVLCLRRKPSDGGIVERPFGTLNSEFFSTLPGYTTNCLKNHRKRAESEARLTLHQLERLLVRYIVDRYNQLPDPRLGKQSRLARWEEGRIAQPPLIEERDLDLLLMRQDRRRVYRGGYIRFSNLIYRGEYLAGYAGQQVVLRYDPRDITSLLIYRQEGPRDVFLTRARAQNLETERLSYPKRKLSVVVCAKPQKKSPINPS
- a CDS encoding sigma factor-like helix-turn-helix DNA-binding protein; this translates as MNAPLCNHDTPQDFAILEELKQLLKPLSKTLSFKKQIHAFRAFYLDGETTQQIALSLELTVGSVKAYLYEARKQLRGNPQIQEWVRLY
- a CDS encoding DUF6876 family protein, producing MLTASELLADLDHYYCTTQHYKHPFGLLYTDGVKALAMGGECYWLIDAIASYQPGKVIRANPTLLEFQRWMLTVNPDKSALLACYEDSPETHRTKRVVTL